The Rhopalosiphum maidis isolate BTI-1 chromosome 4, ASM367621v3, whole genome shotgun sequence region AGCATTTATCTTCTTCCTCACGTTGTGTAAAAcctttttcaacaaaaatattataaaaaataaattacctttagaattatattctatgtatatatataaatgttgcaAATTACCgtacataattaattcatcaatttttcttttccCAGCTGCTACGGACTGTAAGCTATGGGCGATCGAACGACAATGCTTCCAGACAATTATGATGAGGACTGGACTTATAAGACAAACGGAATATACCGATTTCCTCAAGAGGTAAGATTTTAGATTTCCCCTCTTGCCAAGTAATAGTAAACGATTGGATTTATCTTAATACTGTGTTTTCAGTGTTCCAATATTCAAAGACTTGCCCGAAGAAACGCTTATAAAGATTTCGGACGTTTTGGAagaggtaaaataaattatcatattatactatatacacattttattattttttattaacattttttagacGTTCTACAATGCCGGAGACTACATAATCAGACAAGGTGCCCGGGGAGACACGTTCTTCATAATCAACAAAGGAaaggtatgtaataatatagttgactCGTCTTTCCAAAAACAATGTaggatatgataataaaatatatttgttcgtGCAATGGTACCAATAGTAAGTTCATTCCTAATCCAATTACCACCACCTTTGACTAACCTTTGAGGAAAATTATCTTACttgattctattaaaatattgtatacttattttaaagtgttatactgttatacatattcattactattttatacaaattatacttcATAAGCAGTGTGGACAGCATAAAGTCGATAGTATTGAAATAGGTATTACATAAATCTGATACCATGCTGTTTACAATACCgttcattacaatattttaaattaaaattacaaatttgttaTATGGTTCAATTATTGACTCACCTTCccttatattgttaaattgattttactttttttttaactttatattatattcggtaatatgtttttaatattaaattcaacattgttattttctacttggtttttattatttaatttaacgcataccgtctaaataaaataatctatataccACTTTATCtctatttaataactttaattgttttattgtattttaaaccattaaataatatgctttttaaatattcatacctaatacattttcaactaTGTACTGGAGACAATACTCAATGATATACATTGAAATCAAAACGTCAACATATAAAGCAATCTGTGAATGATTTAGTGttctaaatattctatataagaaaacatattatctttAGGCCACAATCTAGTGTCACCTACAGTTTGTAACctttttgttttagtatattttgattgttggaattgtatttcatagtaaatactaaatactaatcaaACTAATTTCAGGTAGATATATAATGaacgaaagaaaaaataataattcccaTCAACAAGTATGATCGccctataagtaaaaatagtaaaagtaTCGTTCTTTTTctcgataaattattttcacacgCCCGTCCCATATACTTGacaatttatgaaacattaagtGGTCTAAGTAGGTATACGCGTATTCTGCACCTCTCGACCGcacgtatatgtatacatatttattgttacaatatacaattactATACATGATACATCATTATCGCATCCCCTCGGGCCTCGGTTGACTTTTTgtcacgatattattataatattaatgtattataccgaTTATTAATAACCCGTATATTTTATCTCCCTAAAATAGGTTAAAGTCACCATAAAACAATCGAACAATGCAGAAGACAAGTACATCAGGACCTTGCAGAAGGGTGACTTTTTCGGCGAAAAAGCGTTACAAGGGTACGTACCGTTATGCATATACCTAGACACGCCACCGCTAACCGGCGTATAATAAGAGAACACCTCTTTAATTGACATGGCGGCGGCGGATATGTCGtcgtatattacatattataacgttgTAGTTAACTTGTTGACAACGACGATGATGATATTTatcgaacaatatttttgcagCGATGACTTGCGTACTGCGAACATAATCGCGTGCGACCCCGATGGCGTGTCATGTTTGGTCATAGACCGGGAGACGTTCAACCAACTGATTGCCGGACTAGACGAGATACGCACCAGATACAAAGACGACGATGTCTCGGAACGAATGAGGTAATAACGGTtatcataatcatattattatattttgactatCGCTCCGCCACCTCATCATCGTATCTAGATTCTAGGTTATTGTTTTTCGGCTTACGAACAATacgaatacattatattattatatgatcatatggatatcgataataattgttgtattgtaaaaagacatttatacattattattattatatatatatataggtacaagtcATTGaaacattatgttattaattattattattaacgatgGTTAGGATAATGTCTTCCAAAATACATTGAACctaccaattatttttaaatatttaatacatgcaTTTACCTAATGTTCGTCATTTTCACTTACATGCACTTGTCCTAGGCTCTCGGTAAGctcaatagtaaaatatgattacGTGTAGTTGGTATTTTCTTCACATTTTGTCGTGAAAGTACATCGAGTGCGAGTATAACGTACCTGAAAAAcactatagaatattattatgcatgttGCATGACATATATTTCttcgttatatttaatagtttaacaaAATCTGtacgatttaatttttcacacataatatataatattataataagttatacatatttgtagaTAGTGCTACCATGTAAATGCAATTTTTGTATctttataatcttatattgtGTAATGTTAATAGCTCTACAAACAAGGAGTTCCAGAACCTAAAACTTTCAGACCTACAAGTCTTGGCCACTTTGGGTGTGGGCGGTTTCGGTCGCGTAGAACTTGTCCAAGTAAACAGCGATACATCCAGATCGTTTGCCctaaaacaaatgaaaaagaGTCAAGTGAGCAgtgcaatatttatatattcacacACATCATTTCTTGATTTATCAATTGATGAACTGcagtatttatgatataaatggtatgtaaatttatagatTGTCGAGACGAGACAACAACAGCACATTATGTCAGAAAAAGAGATCATGGGTGAAGCCAACTGTGAATTCATTGTTAAGCTGTTCAAGACGTTCAAAgaccaaaaatatttgtatatgctCATGGAATCTTGTCTTGGTGGAGAATTATGGACTATACTGAGGTACTTAGTAAATTGTTTCATATACCCAAATTTAAtatctgaaaattaaaattgttattgttctgacactaaattaaattacatttacttaCCAagcattaagtaataaattatattgttacctCTATTAGTAtacaatcatataaataatattttttgattaataaaaatattgaaacttgtatgatatttttctGTCTTAGgattgttaaaattgtatgtttactTAATTTTGGTCATCACTTTATTTACTtaacttaatataactataattacagAGACAAAGGACATTTTGATGATTCTACCACACGTTTCTATACAGGATGTGTCGTTGAAGCATTTGACTACTTACATTCTCGCAACATAATCTACAGAGATCTGAAACCTGAAAATCTACTTTTGGATATCACTGGTTATGTGAAATTAGTCGATTTTGGATTTGCTAAAAAACTACatgttagtataaattaaacaatgcaatatttttgaaatcaatactaaatatttttttaaatattttttcagaatgGAAGAAAAACCTGGACATTCTGTGGAACACCTGAATATGTTGCTCCTGAAGTGATTCTCAACAGAGGTCATGATATAAGTGCTGATTACTGGTCCTTAGGAGTGCTTATGTTTGAACTACTTACcggtatgtattttaatttttttcgataataaaatattattgagataaatgatgattatttttatttcttaagaaGATGTGTAAGACAAAGACAATATAACATCTATGCGCCACATTCTTACTACAGTTTATTTAcactatttatagttaaatcaattgaaaaaaatgtaaatattatcaaatttggtGAGAAGAATTTAAACTGCTTGATCGAAgagtttttattcatatttttattttataataagttataaatacttaatcaatttaaaattcatataattaatttggaacgtttataaaaaatactttgctAGAGcactgttttatattatcttctaataatttgataatatgtaaattctaaatctaatattaactATGAACAAATTGTAGTATGAATCCGGTACATAGATTTACTatgttatgtatgtataagacATAACATGTCAATACAACATTCtctcaatataaaatttgtttaaaactaataattttgaaaatattcaaaaagaatgatacaaatatgtattcaatttatattat contains the following coding sequences:
- the LOC113560773 gene encoding cGMP-dependent protein kinase, isozyme 2 forms cD4/T1/T3A/T3B isoform X4, with product MSTSVMNRLRDLERELARRMSESRKKDEYIARLEHRLDERDASVRHLRNEIDKFRQVVRPLTHHIMAIQMSADDLVVYGNSGGGGGCCNGGDHHGHPTGSSFKGRPTRQAISAEPLRTTDPLPIVKVPKSSKSRELIKGAVLDNDFMKNLESTQIREIVDCMYPVEYASDSIIIKEGDVGSIVYVMEEGRVEVSRENKYLSTMTSGKVFGELAILYNCKRTATIKAATDCKLWAIERQCFQTIMMRTGLIRQTEYTDFLKSVPIFKDLPEETLIKISDVLEETFYNAGDYIIRQGARGDTFFIINKGKVKVTIKQSNNAEDKYIRTLQKGDFFGEKALQGDDLRTANIIACDPDGVSCLVIDRETFNQLIAGLDEIRTRYKDDDVSERMSSTNKEFQNLKLSDLQVLATLGVGGFGRVELVQVNSDTSRSFALKQMKKSQIVETRQQQHIMSEKEIMGEANCEFIVKLFKTFKDQKYLYMLMESCLGGELWTILRDKGHFDDSTTRFYTGCVVEAFDYLHSRNIIYRDLKPENLLLDITGYVKLVDFGFAKKLHNGRKTWTFCGTPEYVAPEVILNRGHDISADYWSLGVLMFELLTGTPPFTGADPMKTYNIILKGIDAIEFPRNITRNARVLIKKLCRDNPAERLTEVQKHKWFDGFNWEGLRNRTLTPPILPKVRSAIDTSNFDNYPPDADSPPPDDNSGWDVNF
- the LOC113560773 gene encoding cGMP-dependent protein kinase, isozyme 2 forms cD4/T1/T3A/T3B isoform X3 → MFEWGSRLLGFSSDDLCTTRQPGKGIWLCRIDSDEQINMAASVDAQDLKTLLEAKDTLIRNLETLLQARNNEIQELRSHLDMFQSVFPFSNPVSPTSTLHHPHHVVAAPVHQQQSQNLVAKSLTSLLDGIARPRKQRAQGISAEPQSLSTIQELSQKKFPTYPKNDRSRELIKGAVLDNDFMKNLESTQIREIVDCMYPVEYASDSIIIKEGDVGSIVYVMEEGRVEVSRENKYLSTMTSGKVFGELAILYNCKRTATIKAATDCKLWAIERQCFQTIMMRTGLIRQTEYTDFLKSVPIFKDLPEETLIKISDVLEETFYNAGDYIIRQGARGDTFFIINKGKVKVTIKQSNNAEDKYIRTLQKGDFFGEKALQGDDLRTANIIACDPDGVSCLVIDRETFNQLIAGLDEIRTRYKDDDVSERMSSTNKEFQNLKLSDLQVLATLGVGGFGRVELVQVNSDTSRSFALKQMKKSQIVETRQQQHIMSEKEIMGEANCEFIVKLFKTFKDQKYLYMLMESCLGGELWTILRDKGHFDDSTTRFYTGCVVEAFDYLHSRNIIYRDLKPENLLLDITGYVKLVDFGFAKKLHNGRKTWTFCGTPEYVAPEVILNRGHDISADYWSLGVLMFELLTGTPPFTGADPMKTYNIILKGIDAIEFPRNITRNARVLIKKLCRDNPAERLTEVQKHKWFDGFNWEGLRNRTLTPPILPKVRSAIDTSNFDNYPPDADSPPPDDNSGWDVNF